One window of the Archaeoglobus sulfaticallidus PM70-1 genome contains the following:
- a CDS encoding DUF1616 domain-containing protein → MGKRLSKSWDLILLSSFSIILILIIYLFPDSFLRKVIGLPFILFFPGYSLITFLFPEKKDLDSIERVALSFGLSIAITPLIGLALNYTPFGIRLTPILLSLATFNITFSLLSIYRRSIARDPFIPRIDFSSLGWEEMSRLDRILTVILLIAIITSIAALIYIIVTPKQGEKFTEFYILGEKGKAADYPTKLRVGQNATIIIGIANHEYRTVNYTVEIWLVNAAYYNNTTLIHHMYFFDRFNVTLNHTNINIEGNWTPQWEKKYTFSISKAGKYKMWFLLFKDVAPPLPSKPERMKDFAGTEAEKRILDAIDGKILSLNLNIDVSKI, encoded by the coding sequence ATGGGTAAAAGGTTGTCCAAGTCCTGGGATCTGATATTGCTTTCATCATTCTCGATCATACTTATCCTGATAATCTATCTGTTCCCGGACAGCTTTTTGAGAAAGGTTATCGGGCTCCCCTTCATACTGTTCTTCCCCGGATACTCTTTAATAACCTTCTTATTTCCTGAAAAGAAGGACCTGGATTCCATAGAAAGAGTTGCCCTCTCATTCGGTCTCAGCATCGCAATAACTCCACTTATAGGCCTGGCGTTGAACTACACACCCTTCGGGATAAGGCTCACACCGATCCTGCTCAGCCTCGCAACCTTCAACATAACCTTCTCTTTATTATCGATTTATAGAAGAAGTATTGCAAGAGATCCATTCATTCCAAGAATCGATTTTAGCTCGCTTGGTTGGGAGGAAATGAGCAGGCTTGACAGGATCTTAACGGTCATTCTCCTGATAGCCATTATAACATCCATAGCTGCCCTGATATACATAATAGTAACCCCAAAGCAGGGAGAGAAGTTCACCGAGTTCTACATACTGGGAGAGAAGGGAAAAGCTGCAGATTATCCAACCAAGCTGAGGGTTGGTCAGAACGCGACCATAATAATCGGCATTGCAAACCACGAGTACAGGACTGTAAACTATACTGTGGAGATATGGCTCGTCAATGCAGCATACTACAACAACACAACCCTGATACACCACATGTACTTCTTCGACAGGTTCAATGTAACCCTGAACCATACCAACATCAACATCGAGGGCAACTGGACTCCACAGTGGGAGAAAAAGTACACATTCTCGATAAGCAAAGCTGGAAAGTACAAGATGTGGTTCCTGCTCTTCAAGGATGTAGCTCCACCCCTCCCATCAAAGCCGGAGAGGATGAAAGATTTCGCTGGAACTGAGGCTGAAAAGAGAATTCTGGATGCGATAGATGGTAAAATTCTTAGCCTCAATCTGAACATCGATGTAAGTAAGATTTGA
- a CDS encoding gamma carbonic anhydrase family protein — translation MAYILEINSKRPIIKDGVFIAENATIAGDVEIGRESSVWYNAVLRGDLERIVVGEKTNIQDNAVVHVDKGFPTEIGDRVTIGHSAVIHGCIIESDVVIGLNSAILNGAKISENSIVAAGAVVTGKKYPPNSLLMGIPAKVVREVTEDEVKSLIERSWKEYRELAELHIASKRS, via the coding sequence ATGGCATACATACTCGAGATAAACTCTAAGAGGCCGATTATAAAGGATGGAGTTTTCATTGCTGAGAATGCAACCATAGCTGGGGATGTTGAGATAGGCAGGGAATCAAGCGTGTGGTACAATGCTGTTCTTAGAGGAGATCTTGAGAGGATAGTTGTTGGTGAGAAGACTAACATTCAGGACAACGCTGTTGTGCATGTGGATAAGGGGTTTCCTACAGAGATCGGGGATAGGGTTACAATTGGCCACTCAGCGGTCATTCATGGATGCATAATTGAAAGCGATGTTGTGATTGGGTTGAACTCTGCAATCCTCAATGGTGCGAAAATATCCGAGAACAGTATTGTCGCTGCTGGAGCGGTGGTGACGGGAAAGAAGTACCCTCCAAACTCACTGCTGATGGGAATTCCGGCCAAGGTTGTCAGGGAAGTCACAGAAGATGAAGTTAAGAGTCTGATAGAGAGAAGCTGGAAAGAATACAGGGAGCTTGCAGAATTACATATTGCCTCGAAGAGAAGTTGA
- a CDS encoding metallophosphoesterase family protein, which yields MLRIVPDKPLIEIRGRERWIVLADLHLGLVHFDRKVIENAVRAAEGYDGVILLGDVKHDIGLRLRELKEVENLKDNLLNLGIDEGNIVLVKGNHDGGIDEVIKTEGFFISKDTGFFHGHRKPPEEVLESRNIVFAHIHPAVFIQDVVGGFKRRVWLSGKWGDRNVTVMPAFNDLCSSLAVNLEKKIIQQYKLSNFDVFLLDGTKLGRIENI from the coding sequence ATGTTGAGGATTGTGCCAGATAAGCCATTGATCGAGATCAGGGGGAGAGAACGCTGGATAGTTCTGGCAGATCTACATCTTGGTTTGGTTCACTTTGACAGGAAAGTGATTGAAAACGCTGTCAGAGCGGCTGAGGGCTATGATGGGGTAATCCTGCTTGGAGACGTGAAGCACGACATTGGCCTGAGGTTGAGGGAGTTGAAGGAAGTCGAGAACCTGAAAGATAATCTGCTCAATCTTGGCATTGATGAAGGCAACATCGTGCTGGTTAAGGGAAATCACGATGGAGGAATTGATGAGGTTATCAAGACTGAGGGCTTTTTCATTTCAAAGGATACGGGCTTTTTCCATGGACACAGGAAGCCTCCAGAAGAGGTGCTGGAGTCGAGAAACATCGTGTTCGCTCACATACATCCGGCTGTTTTTATTCAGGATGTCGTTGGCGGGTTCAAAAGGAGGGTCTGGCTTTCCGGAAAGTGGGGTGATAGAAATGTTACGGTTATGCCCGCCTTCAACGATCTGTGCTCATCACTCGCAGTAAATCTTGAAAAGAAAATCATTCAGCAGTACAAACTCTCAAATTTCGATGTCTTTTTGCTTGACGGGACTAAACTTGGAAGGATAGAGAACATCTGA
- a CDS encoding ACT domain-containing protein, whose protein sequence is MKAILYKDKFAVVKADRIDSVNLDGEFFAIIRDRGEITVVLRESELEKIGYAEAERDFRLITFDLILPFDVVGFIAKISTAMADENISIFVISSYSTDSILIREKDLDRALRVLKGLGFEIMEK, encoded by the coding sequence ATGAAAGCTATCCTCTACAAAGACAAATTCGCTGTGGTCAAAGCTGACAGGATTGACAGTGTTAATCTCGATGGTGAGTTCTTTGCCATAATCAGAGACAGAGGTGAAATTACCGTGGTCCTCAGGGAGAGTGAGCTTGAAAAGATAGGCTATGCTGAAGCTGAAAGAGACTTCAGGCTCATAACCTTCGACCTCATTCTACCCTTCGATGTGGTCGGTTTCATAGCCAAGATCTCAACAGCCATGGCAGATGAAAATATAAGCATCTTTGTGATATCTTCGTACTCAACAGACAGCATACTTATCAGGGAAAAGGACTTAGACAGAGCTTTGAGAGTTCTGAAAGGTTTAGGGTTCGAGATTATGGAAAAATAG
- the gatE gene encoding Glu-tRNA(Gln) amidotransferase subunit GatE — MSIDYDKLGLKVGIEIHQQLDTERKLFCNCPTFHRDVEDSNFEFFRYLRAKKSEMGEEDRAAKEEVLRSKKFIYKFYDTTCLVEADEEPPTEINREALKIAIQVAKMLNMDVVDEIHVMRKIVIDGSNTTGFQRTALVALNGHLDIGDKRIGVSTLCVEEEACRKVEEGEGYVVYSLDRLGIPLIEIGTDPDITNPDEAMETARKLGMILRSTGKVKRGLGTIRQDVNISIKDGARVEIKGVQELDILAKIVEYEVIRQINLLKIRDELKSRNAEVVHEVYDVREVFKDTKSKILRKAGFIGAIVLRKFAGIVGREIQPNRRLGTEFSDIAKTFGLGGIFHTDELPAYGISKEEVEKLREYLNAGEEDAVILAGGSRDRVIKALERICERAEACLHGIPEETRKANEDGTTSYLRPLPGSARMYPETDVSSVVVDEELLDVEIPELIEERARRYREMGLSEDLASIIADSPYYDVFEEYSKHLAPALVARVLHLTPSELKKDGFDVSRLERMHFVVTLDLLKDGKIAKEGVYEVLKIFCSNPSASEEEIIEMVGGTEDLEKDLESFISSLITEKSDFIRERGINAFKPLMGLVMKEFRGKIDGKVIADKLKAKIEEFLGG; from the coding sequence ATGTCAATTGATTACGATAAACTTGGATTGAAAGTTGGTATCGAGATCCATCAACAGCTTGATACTGAAAGAAAACTATTCTGCAACTGTCCAACCTTTCATAGGGATGTTGAAGATTCAAATTTTGAATTCTTCAGGTATTTGCGAGCCAAGAAAAGCGAAATGGGTGAAGAAGATAGAGCAGCTAAAGAAGAAGTTTTGAGGAGTAAGAAGTTCATCTACAAGTTTTACGACACCACATGTTTAGTTGAGGCTGATGAGGAGCCGCCCACCGAGATTAACAGAGAGGCTTTGAAAATAGCGATTCAGGTTGCGAAGATGCTGAACATGGATGTTGTGGATGAGATTCATGTGATGAGGAAGATAGTGATTGACGGCAGCAACACAACAGGTTTTCAGAGGACCGCTCTTGTTGCTTTAAACGGCCACCTGGATATAGGCGACAAAAGGATTGGAGTATCCACACTCTGCGTTGAGGAGGAAGCCTGCAGAAAGGTTGAAGAGGGGGAGGGTTATGTTGTTTACTCCCTCGATAGGCTTGGCATTCCTCTAATAGAGATCGGGACAGATCCTGACATAACAAACCCTGATGAGGCGATGGAAACTGCAAGAAAGCTTGGAATGATCCTGAGATCGACCGGGAAAGTCAAGAGAGGTCTGGGAACGATAAGGCAGGATGTGAACATAAGCATCAAAGATGGTGCGAGGGTTGAGATAAAAGGTGTTCAGGAACTCGATATTCTGGCAAAAATCGTTGAATATGAGGTGATAAGGCAGATAAATCTGCTCAAGATCAGAGATGAGCTGAAATCGAGGAATGCAGAGGTTGTTCACGAGGTTTATGATGTGAGGGAGGTATTTAAGGATACAAAATCGAAGATACTCAGGAAGGCAGGGTTCATTGGAGCGATCGTTTTGAGGAAGTTTGCGGGCATAGTAGGCAGAGAGATCCAGCCGAACAGAAGGCTTGGGACAGAGTTCTCTGATATTGCTAAAACATTCGGATTGGGAGGGATATTTCATACAGACGAGCTACCGGCGTATGGTATCAGCAAAGAGGAGGTTGAAAAGCTTAGAGAGTATCTGAATGCTGGTGAGGAGGATGCTGTAATCCTGGCTGGAGGTAGCAGAGACAGGGTTATAAAAGCTTTGGAGAGGATATGTGAGAGGGCTGAAGCCTGTCTGCATGGCATTCCGGAGGAGACAAGAAAGGCCAATGAAGACGGAACAACCTCCTACCTGAGACCTTTACCTGGTTCAGCCAGAATGTATCCGGAGACGGATGTATCTTCGGTTGTTGTTGATGAAGAACTGCTGGATGTTGAGATCCCGGAGCTTATTGAGGAGAGAGCTAGGAGATATAGAGAAATGGGACTGTCAGAAGATTTAGCCAGCATCATCGCTGACTCTCCTTACTACGATGTCTTTGAAGAATATTCAAAGCATCTGGCTCCCGCTTTGGTGGCGAGAGTTTTGCACCTAACCCCATCAGAGCTGAAAAAGGATGGCTTTGATGTATCTAGGCTTGAGAGGATGCACTTCGTTGTAACACTTGATCTACTAAAGGATGGAAAGATTGCAAAGGAGGGCGTTTACGAGGTGCTGAAAATATTCTGTTCCAATCCATCTGCGAGTGAGGAAGAAATAATCGAGATGGTTGGTGGAACTGAAGATCTGGAAAAAGACCTCGAATCCTTTATATCCAGTTTGATAACCGAGAAGTCAGATTTCATTAGAGAAAGAGGAATTAATGCCTTCAAACCACTCATGGGCCTGGTTATGAAGGAGTTTCGAGGTAAAATTGATGGAAAGGTAATTGCCGACAAGCTTAAAGCAAAAATTGAGGAGTTTCTGGGGGGTTAA
- a CDS encoding ABC transporter permease, whose product MSGDKGDSGNRRLIAEFKGYFLSALTIITVWSLTSYIVSSPALPQPFEVVIYFLIKLPELSKHVAVSLFRVVYSIILALSISIPLGLMCFKDSADRIISPFIFLLYPIPHIVLLPLIILLFGIGDASKIFLIAMILFFQILVTTRDSARNISEYYILSLKSLGASDWDVYRHVVFPASLPRILTAMRISVGTAIAVLFFAESFATTTGLGYVIMDAWSRADYKSLYAGIISMALLGFSMYIVLEIIEKRLCRWV is encoded by the coding sequence ATGTCGGGAGATAAGGGAGATAGTGGGAATAGAAGACTGATAGCCGAATTTAAAGGATACTTCCTATCAGCCCTGACCATCATCACAGTCTGGAGTTTAACCAGCTACATAGTCTCATCACCAGCCCTGCCACAGCCATTTGAGGTTGTTATTTACTTTCTGATTAAACTGCCCGAACTCTCGAAGCATGTTGCCGTCAGCCTGTTCAGGGTTGTTTACTCGATAATTCTGGCTTTATCAATTTCCATCCCTCTTGGACTCATGTGCTTCAAAGACAGTGCTGACAGGATCATATCCCCATTCATTTTCTTGCTTTACCCAATACCGCACATAGTCCTCCTGCCACTGATAATACTCCTTTTTGGCATAGGTGATGCATCGAAGATCTTCCTGATTGCGATGATACTCTTCTTCCAGATACTCGTAACCACAAGAGATTCTGCAAGAAACATCAGTGAGTACTACATTCTCTCCCTCAAATCGCTCGGAGCGAGCGACTGGGATGTTTACAGGCATGTCGTATTTCCAGCTTCATTGCCCAGAATACTCACGGCGATGAGAATCAGCGTTGGAACAGCTATAGCCGTTCTGTTCTTTGCTGAGTCTTTCGCAACAACAACCGGGCTGGGTTATGTCATAATGGACGCCTGGAGCCGGGCAGATTATAAAAGTCTCTACGCAGGAATAATCTCCATGGCATTGCTGGGCTTCTCAATGTACATAGTTCTCGAGATCATTGAAAAAAGGCTGTGCAGGTGGGTATGA
- a CDS encoding ABC transporter ATP-binding protein: MIEARNISKIYENGVKAIESISFEVEKGEICSIIGPSGCGKSTLLLIFSGLLEPTGGEVLIDGKIVNSVRKDVALILQDYGLFPWKTVRENIAIGLKIQKYPKDEIDNRVKFLIRKLGLEGFENSYPKHLSGGMRQRVAFARALAMKPSILLMDEPFSSLDALSRERLQNFLIKIWQETSATILLVTHNIEEAVLLGKKIVVLTERPGRVKRIVKNEGAGRVEYRYEEGFFEKCREIREIVGIED; encoded by the coding sequence ATGATTGAAGCCAGGAACATCTCAAAGATCTACGAGAACGGAGTTAAAGCCATAGAAAGCATAAGCTTTGAAGTGGAGAAAGGAGAAATTTGCTCGATAATCGGGCCTTCTGGTTGCGGAAAATCAACACTCCTTTTAATTTTTTCCGGACTGCTTGAACCGACAGGTGGAGAAGTGCTGATAGATGGAAAGATCGTTAACTCAGTCAGAAAGGATGTGGCCTTAATCCTGCAAGACTACGGTCTTTTTCCGTGGAAGACTGTTAGAGAGAACATCGCAATAGGCCTGAAGATCCAGAAATACCCGAAAGACGAGATAGATAACAGAGTGAAATTTTTGATCAGAAAACTCGGGCTTGAAGGGTTTGAAAACAGCTATCCCAAACACCTGTCTGGAGGTATGAGGCAGAGGGTTGCGTTCGCGAGAGCGCTTGCAATGAAGCCCTCGATACTGCTGATGGATGAGCCTTTCTCATCGCTCGATGCCCTTTCAAGAGAGAGACTCCAGAATTTTCTGATCAAGATATGGCAGGAAACCTCTGCGACCATTCTTCTTGTAACACACAACATAGAAGAAGCTGTGCTGCTTGGAAAAAAGATAGTCGTTCTCACGGAAAGGCCTGGAAGGGTTAAAAGGATTGTGAAGAATGAGGGTGCTGGAAGAGTGGAATACAGATATGAAGAGGGGTTCTTCGAAAAATGTCGGGAGATAAGGGAGATAGTGGGAATAGAAGACTGA
- a CDS encoding MetQ/NlpA family ABC transporter substrate-binding protein, whose protein sequence is MKKLTLCVLAIVLITLTALSGCTQEKKTLKIGILPIEDSLPIVVADEEKIFEKYGLDVEVVTFQSALERDSAFTSASIDGMITDPLDVILLKNSGVDVKIVSLCLGKTPSEGVFAVLASPNSQIEKPEDLAGKQVAISKNTIIEFVTDMMLRDIPIEKIEIKKIPLRMQALLDNKVDAAVLPEPLASFAESKGAKRTISDADFDKSISQTVIVMKGDVDTDTVKRFLKAYDEAVEQINSNPSKYRSKFIEIARVPQDIAEKYNMPLYPKSQKFPKEFYDRYLEWAMEKGLAKEVPYENVVEWVD, encoded by the coding sequence ATGAAGAAGCTGACACTTTGCGTATTAGCCATAGTTCTTATAACCCTAACAGCCCTATCAGGATGCACTCAGGAGAAAAAGACATTGAAGATCGGAATCCTGCCAATTGAAGACTCCCTGCCGATTGTCGTTGCTGATGAGGAGAAAATATTCGAAAAATACGGTTTGGATGTTGAAGTGGTGACCTTTCAGAGCGCGCTGGAGAGGGACTCGGCTTTCACTTCCGCAAGCATAGATGGTATGATCACAGACCCGCTCGATGTGATACTGCTGAAGAACAGCGGTGTGGATGTTAAAATCGTATCGCTATGCCTTGGAAAAACTCCATCAGAGGGCGTATTTGCCGTATTAGCCTCGCCAAACTCCCAAATCGAGAAACCTGAAGATCTCGCCGGTAAACAGGTGGCAATATCCAAAAACACGATCATAGAATTCGTCACGGACATGATGCTCAGAGATATCCCCATCGAGAAGATAGAAATAAAGAAAATACCGCTCAGAATGCAGGCACTGCTCGATAATAAGGTGGATGCTGCTGTTCTGCCCGAGCCACTCGCGAGTTTTGCGGAATCCAAAGGAGCCAAGAGGACCATATCTGATGCAGATTTCGACAAGAGCATCTCACAGACTGTTATCGTTATGAAGGGTGATGTTGATACAGACACAGTAAAAAGGTTCCTCAAGGCTTACGATGAGGCTGTAGAGCAGATAAATTCGAACCCCTCAAAATACAGAAGCAAGTTCATAGAAATCGCGAGAGTCCCCCAGGACATAGCAGAGAAGTACAACATGCCCCTGTATCCAAAATCCCAGAAGTTCCCGAAGGAGTTCTATGACCGATACCTCGAATGGGCCATGGAAAAGGGTCTTGCAAAAGAGGTCCCTTACGAGAACGTTGTTGAATGGGTTGATTGA
- a CDS encoding coiled-coil domain-containing protein: MRFSLFKKKKRERLTIPELKEALKNIKRDQEIEIERFINSRISDLRDAVSDFILELESFPIEFLHPKLQGVAKNFVATMKKQWVFKDKDNTEYFNSVSKSTERLVIAIAKNFRLLFAVKPPELEGLNNAIKRITEIIKQYEALRNDSRYLLSINMLEKITQFERLIDEIDRLREKLNEIERIEKNESEIDVAELERLYSKEKELMDKVNQIESKLEYILGVIKKPIKLYAHSTGRRVDFKSYRCLADSDFTELASKTSTAIMKGEVRVKDSQRDLILKNLSMVSDADKMIEEVDNLKRELTDVQSRIKNLKSIMASKSSNTIDKEVRSLRKQIEEKENELKKLKTELSEMAKKLYDAEVELVFDAKADKLYLSS, encoded by the coding sequence ATGAGATTCAGTCTCTTCAAAAAGAAAAAGAGGGAGCGTTTAACAATACCAGAGCTAAAAGAAGCTCTTAAGAACATTAAAAGAGATCAGGAGATAGAGATAGAGAGATTTATTAACTCAAGGATTTCAGATTTGAGAGATGCCGTTTCCGATTTTATCCTCGAACTTGAATCCTTCCCGATTGAATTTCTCCATCCAAAGCTTCAGGGCGTTGCGAAGAACTTCGTTGCCACGATGAAGAAGCAGTGGGTTTTCAAAGATAAAGATAACACAGAGTATTTCAACAGCGTTAGCAAAAGCACAGAGAGGCTTGTGATTGCGATTGCCAAGAACTTCAGGCTACTCTTTGCCGTGAAACCTCCGGAACTTGAAGGGCTGAATAATGCAATTAAAAGGATAACCGAGATAATAAAGCAGTATGAGGCTCTGAGAAACGATAGTAGATACCTGCTGAGCATAAACATGCTGGAAAAAATCACTCAATTTGAAAGGCTGATTGATGAAATCGATAGACTGAGAGAGAAGCTCAATGAGATCGAGAGAATTGAGAAAAATGAGAGCGAAATAGATGTTGCCGAGCTTGAAAGGCTGTATTCTAAAGAGAAAGAGCTAATGGATAAAGTAAACCAGATTGAAAGCAAACTTGAGTACATTCTGGGTGTTATCAAAAAGCCAATCAAGCTTTATGCCCATTCAACAGGGAGAAGAGTTGACTTCAAGTCCTACCGCTGTCTCGCCGATAGTGATTTCACAGAACTGGCATCTAAAACATCTACAGCCATTATGAAGGGTGAGGTGAGGGTTAAAGATTCCCAGCGGGATCTGATCCTGAAAAACCTGTCCATGGTTTCTGATGCGGACAAAATGATCGAGGAAGTTGACAATTTGAAAAGAGAGCTTACAGATGTTCAGTCCAGGATCAAGAATCTGAAGTCCATAATGGCTTCGAAATCATCGAATACAATTGATAAGGAGGTAAGGTCTCTGAGAAAGCAGATTGAAGAGAAAGAGAATGAGCTTAAGAAGCTTAAAACAGAGCTGTCTGAGATGGCTAAAAAGTTATATGACGCAGAAGTTGAGCTCGTGTTCGATGCTAAAGCAGATAAACTATATCTTTCTTCCTGA
- a CDS encoding DUF166 domain-containing protein, whose translation MKVGVILRSRAREKDVELMKKFFDVVVFKIPEDLPELIENPSEYLNLPEEFLEADMFVSYAGHPDINLELLKKLSNKLVIFSGGAKAGSYVQLKKEGEKRGIKVVWEEICCATPEIDDKRYREFFKHFGKPEVEVKLEGDRVAEVEVKRSAFCGATYFVAEKIKGLDVNEAPSKAGYYTQIFPCYATRGIEGGIHKAARVHKRAVEKAIQRARERTE comes from the coding sequence ATGAAGGTAGGAGTTATTCTGAGGAGTAGAGCGAGAGAGAAGGATGTTGAGCTGATGAAAAAGTTCTTCGATGTGGTTGTATTCAAAATTCCGGAAGATCTGCCAGAACTCATCGAGAATCCATCCGAGTACCTGAATCTCCCGGAGGAGTTTCTCGAGGCGGATATGTTCGTGTCATATGCTGGCCACCCGGACATAAACCTTGAGCTTCTGAAAAAGCTCAGCAACAAGCTCGTGATATTTTCTGGAGGAGCTAAAGCTGGCTCTTATGTCCAGCTCAAGAAAGAGGGTGAGAAGAGGGGCATTAAGGTTGTCTGGGAAGAGATATGCTGTGCAACTCCAGAGATTGATGACAAGAGATATCGAGAATTCTTCAAGCACTTCGGAAAGCCTGAGGTAGAGGTTAAGCTCGAGGGTGACAGGGTAGCTGAGGTTGAGGTTAAAAGAAGTGCCTTCTGCGGGGCAACCTACTTCGTTGCCGAAAAGATAAAGGGACTCGATGTGAATGAGGCTCCTTCAAAAGCTGGCTACTACACGCAGATATTCCCGTGTTACGCGACGAGAGGAATAGAGGGCGGAATACACAAGGCTGCGAGAGTACACAAGAGGGCTGTGGAGAAAGCAATACAGCGAGCCAGGGAGAGGACAGAATGA
- a CDS encoding HemK2/MTQ2 family protein methyltransferase produces the protein MDDYSKVYPVLEDTELLLEAALKEVKKDDIVLEVGTGSGYVAKNVKDRCKFLVASDISPYAVRVAHNQGLNAVRGDLLTCFKKKFTLILFNPPYVELDEKELTGDWLDLALHGGEKGVDVMRRFLSQLDDALVDGGRAVMTFSSYNTPDVYEILDKSGFSFEVISTKKLFFEMLYAVRIFKES, from the coding sequence ATGGATGATTACTCGAAAGTTTACCCTGTACTTGAGGATACCGAACTCCTGCTTGAGGCTGCCCTTAAAGAGGTAAAGAAAGACGACATAGTTTTGGAGGTTGGAACTGGAAGTGGCTATGTCGCCAAGAATGTGAAAGACAGGTGCAAATTTTTGGTTGCAAGCGATATCTCGCCTTATGCGGTTAGGGTTGCCCACAACCAAGGACTCAACGCAGTCAGAGGAGATTTGCTGACCTGCTTCAAAAAGAAGTTCACACTGATACTCTTCAATCCCCCATATGTCGAACTCGATGAAAAAGAGCTAACGGGAGACTGGTTGGATTTAGCGTTACATGGTGGTGAGAAAGGTGTTGATGTTATGAGAAGATTCCTCAGTCAGCTTGATGATGCACTGGTTGATGGTGGAAGGGCTGTGATGACATTCTCATCATACAACACGCCTGATGTTTATGAAATACTAGATAAAAGTGGCTTTAGCTTTGAGGTTATCAGCACCAAAAAGCTCTTTTTCGAGATGCTGTACGCTGTCAGAATATTTAAAGAGAGTTAA
- the rsmA gene encoding 16S rRNA (adenine(1518)-N(6)/adenine(1519)-N(6))-dimethyltransferase RsmA, producing the protein MSKSILYRIIQLSELKEDETVLEVGCGTGNLTELLLRNSGKVIGIEKDARFVRYLRSKFYDEIREGKFRLIHGDALRINFPRFDKFISNIPYSISTPLTFKLLESKFDLAIITYQQEFAERLTAREGEKSYGRISVAVKAYCRVKILFKVPRTAFRPIPKVDSAVVKLIPKPEIEVKDVDVFNDLLRTSFSMKRKLFGKVLKEWLKKYDAESVIDEFEEYLDLRPDHIPPEVYARIADMVSENG; encoded by the coding sequence GTGAGCAAAAGCATCCTTTACAGAATCATACAGCTCTCCGAGCTTAAGGAAGACGAGACTGTTCTTGAGGTTGGATGCGGTACAGGAAACCTCACAGAGCTTTTACTGAGGAATTCAGGAAAGGTTATCGGTATCGAGAAGGATGCAAGATTTGTCAGATACCTCAGGTCAAAGTTTTATGATGAGATCCGAGAGGGAAAGTTCAGGCTCATCCATGGCGATGCTCTCAGGATCAACTTCCCCAGATTCGACAAGTTCATCTCCAACATCCCGTACAGCATCTCAACCCCTCTGACTTTCAAGCTGCTCGAAAGCAAGTTCGATCTGGCCATAATAACCTACCAACAGGAATTTGCTGAGAGATTAACGGCCAGAGAAGGAGAAAAAAGCTATGGAAGAATCAGCGTGGCTGTTAAAGCATACTGCAGAGTTAAGATTCTATTCAAGGTTCCCAGAACAGCTTTCAGGCCGATTCCAAAGGTTGATTCAGCGGTGGTTAAGCTCATACCAAAACCAGAGATAGAGGTTAAGGATGTTGATGTATTCAACGACCTCCTCAGAACCTCATTTTCAATGAAAAGAAAGCTCTTTGGAAAAGTTTTAAAGGAGTGGCTGAAAAAATATGATGCAGAGAGTGTTATTGATGAATTTGAGGAATATCTGGATTTACGCCCTGACCACATCCCTCCAGAGGTTTATGCCAGAATCGCCGATATGGTGAGCGAAAATGGATGA